atacgtccaataggcgtttaagtgTTAATTTACATTCAGAACCCATGATTGTCGAAGTTGACGTCCATCAGGttgaaggtagggtggtaagtgagacaGGCGGGGTTGGTTTGTGTGTTCCATCTCTTAATTCaccttcttcttcgtcctcttctttCCAGGGTTTCCCGAATCCAgccaaccttggggacagatctcaatCTGTCAGGCCCAAGgttaaaacacagaaaaagaaagattcttcAAAACCTTCTAAATCTCAAAGGCTTCCCTCTCTGTCATCTCCGGTTCCCAAACCGGTATCACCAATAATTAAGGCTGCTCCCCCTCataaggggtcgagatccagaatTCCAAAGGCTAAGTCTTTGCCTGACTTTGATTCTGAGGCCTTCATAAATCGCTTGTTGGAGAAAATCGACTCTAAAGTTGACGCTAAGCTTGGTGATATTGCTTCAAGCCTGAAGTCTTCCGAAAAGTCTATGCAATCTTTGACGGAGAAAGTGGAAGCCCAAGAAAGTCGGATTTCCGGGTTCATCCAGTCCGGAGCAACGCCCCAGTcccatgttgtcccggatgcctccagactacCTCCCTTCGATAAAGGGAACCCACGGCGTCTGGCTTTACATGCTCCCTTACATAATGACACCTTGACCATCGAAGGGTTAGGCACCCGTCGCTTGGAGGAACTGGAATTCTTCCTGCCCGACTTAGTTCCCCCCTACCCAGGTTTTGCCAGGCTAACGGAAGAAGCCTGGGTTAGGtctgacaaggtccctaaggagacagttatcttcccaAAGGACCAGGCTCAATCTACTCTGTTGCTCGCTCTCACTAGTTGGGAGTGCAAAAACACTAAGCGCACTCCTTTTAAAGGGTCTTTCACGATGTTCTCTACTGGCGATCCCATTCCGACTCCTTGCACCACTAAAATTGCGGAGTTGACTCTCCAAGCGGGTTTGGATGGCAAGCCTATGCCTCAGCTCCGGGAAACGGAATCCACCTCTCTCCTTTTTCCCGGAGACTCagagtgttggttgggagctccggcgaCTTTTACACTAGGGAAGCTTGATCCTGAGTGTGCCTCCGCCTTGTTCAGTGAGCATCTTCCTCGAATCCCGGAGCCTTTGCTCAAAACAGAATTTGAAACCAGGTGCAGGTTAGGTCGTTCCCTGCACGCAGTCACTATGTCTGAAGTAACAGCTCTAGCCTATCATGATGAGCCCTTGTTTCAGGTGGTTACGAAGTCCTTTCTAGCTTCCTTCCAGTCAGATCTTTACGACTTTGTTGTAGCCAgacaaaattgcagaaaacacATCTTTTCGGAGACCACTATGAGACATGAACCTAATAGGCTAATAAAAAGTTCTGTCTGGGGACCTAATCTCTTTCCGGAGGATGAGGTCAATGCAGTTATGGCTGAAGCTACTAGAGCCAACCAAGGTCTTCGTTCTCGTTGGGGCCTTCCTTTTAAGAGGAAATTTTCCGAGACCTCCGGCCCTCAACCTAAAGGGAAGAGGTTTAGGAGGTTCCAGGGCTTTAAGAGACCTCAAGCCCCAACTGTGCTTCAGGCTGTCCCGGTTTCTCAGGTCGGGCAGCCCTCCACATCTAAGGCGCAACCCCAACAGCAGTTCGTTTTGGTGCAGCCGAGTCAACATGCTTCCGCTACACCAACTTTCGTGACGTCCCCAGTTTTCAATGCTTCTTTTGAAAGCTCGGGGACATTTCGAGGCTATAACAGATTTGCAAGAGGAAGCAGAGGTAGAGCACCATCCAGGCCCCTCTCACGAGGAAGGGGAGGCCGCGGGACCAAAGGTAGCAGACCTTCTCCTAATCAATGAGACACCCCAGGTAAGAGGGAGATTGTACTTCTTCAGGGACCGTTGGGCCTTCagcccatgggcccacagcatagtctcgaAAGGACTGGGTTGGAGCTGGTGCAAGGGACCACCCCCACCAATCAGGTTCCTTCAACACCCTTCCCAGGACTTACAGGACTTTGCAGAAGAATGCAATAaggaaagtcagacacttgaaatttcaaggccgtctgttcagtgttctgaagaaagactcagacaagcggagagtaattctggacctgtcccgcctcaattcattcattcaatgcgacaagttccgcatgcttacaatctcacaggtacggaccctacttcctcgtggggccgtcaccacctctatagatcttacagacgcttattatcacgtccctattgcgagaaacttctccccttacctgggattcagactaggaaaacaagcctactccttcagggtcatgccattcgggctcaacatcgCATCccgaatttttaccaaactggcagagacagtcgTTCAAGAGCTGCGGTCCCAAGGGATCATGTTGGCTGagtatctggacgattggatcatttgggcacccagtcCCAAAGAGTGTCAAAGAGCAACCAATATAGTTATCAATTTTTTTGGAATACCTcagtttccaaataaacaggaagaaatcacACTTAGTCCCAGCAGCTCAATTCCAGTGGCTAGGGATTCATTGGGACCTCAGCACTCACAAACTGTCTTTGCCACCagccaagagaaaagaaatagccaaagctaccagacagttcctcagaaACAAGCATGCCTCCCGGCATACTCAGGAGAGGATacttggatctcttcagtttgcttcggtgacagacttgctgctgaaaaccaaactgaaagacataaacagggtttggcggaaacgagccaacagGCAAAGCAGAGACAAACTTTCTCTGATCCCCCAGATCTTGAGGAAAAGACTTCGCCCTTGGTCGACAATCAAGAGCGTGTCAagatcagtgcctctccaatttccccctccatctcTCGTGGTACATACAGACGCTTCCCTGAGCGGTTGGGGGGGATACTCCCAACACGGAAAAGTCCAAGGAACGTGGTCGAcagtgttccgccagttccacataaacattctagAAGCCACAGCGGTGTTCCTAACGCTAAAGAAACTTCGCCccgccagacagattcacatcaggttgGTACTAGACAATGCAGTTATAGTACACTGCCTGAACAGAGGAGGCTCCAAGTCAGGTCatatcaatcaagtgatgatcACAATTTTCTCCCTAGCAAGGAAGCATtgttggcatctgtcagccacccatatggcaggtgtccggaatgtcattgcagactcactTTCCAGGACAACCCCTctggagtcggagtggtctctAGACAAGAAGTCGTTCGcttggatttgtcttcaggtaccgggtctccaggtagacctgtttgccacagagagcaaccacaagcttccctgttacgttgctcccaatctggaTCCTCTGGCTTatgccacagatgcaatgacaatcgattggaacaggtggcaaagggtcTATCTGTTTCCCCAGGTAAATTtgctgatgaaagttttgcacaaacTGAGATCATTCAAGAGGCCGAGTAGCactggtggcacccaactggcccaAAAGCAGTTGGGTTCCCTTACTTCTAGAGTTGAAGCTCACTCCCAGACCTATCCCCAACCCACAGTtaacacaaatagtacaaactcagattgtgtcagcttcctcaagaattctcagTGCCCTAACTTaatggatttcatgaaatacgCAGCGCTTAAAGACGCCaaaattgaccctcttaatatattatttattgagtcGGATAAAAGAGAATCTACCCTCAGGCAGTATGACtcggcagttaagaaattagccttGTTTCTGAGAGAATCAAATGCTCATgagatgaccacgaacctagcaatctctttctttaggtcattattcGAGAAGGGTCTGGCTTCTAGTACCGTTACTACAACTAAATgtgctttaaaaagaatattcttacatggctttaatattaatctttcagactcatatttttcatctattcctagagcatgtgcgcgccttagaccagcaacccgtccacacacactctcctggtacttaaatgatgttcttaggttggcatcagacactgataatcttTCATGTTCATATCCGAGTCTGCTAAGGAAAACTCTGttcttagtaagtctagcctcaggggctagaatttctgaactgtctgctctttctagagaatctaatcatgttgatttcctcccgtcaggtgaagttctgttatcCCCAGATCCTAGTTTTTTAGCAAAGAACGAAGACCCGCAGaataggtggtctccttggaagattgtccctcttccacaagatttatctctttcccaGTCAATACTTTAAGGGCTTACTTAGATAGGACCTCTAATAGAACTTCGGGTcccctttttgttagggaaaggGAGGGCAATATCTCACTCAAAGCCATCAGAcagcaaattctttatttcattaagcaAGCAAATCCACAATCAGTACCTAAGGTCCATGATGTTGTATGCGGTGGCCACTTCCActaactttttcattatatgaattttgatgaacttaagaaatatacgggttgaaatcaccaaaagtatttaaacgccactatcttaagtctttagaggcccttaaattttccacagtTGCAGTGGGTGGTGTGGTCCCCTGGTCCAACTCAagtttagtttatatgaatttaatcCCTGACCCCTGTCTCACCTGCTTGCCCCATGTCTTCCATTGGGTCAGTTCTGCCCTTAGCCTAGCCCATTTATTTCCACAATgcctcattgtcatttattttgttagccttaagtataCTAGTTGGATTAATACCtagtattcaaaatttttatctgaGTACCTCAAAATTTtactatgtatttataaaattttttacctgTGTGCCTCTGAATCctatttttgtgataatgtttgaattgtctgtattaaaacacagtgaagttttctttaaatgttttattttaactccGTTTGTGTACTCTCTGAGGCGGGCCACCAAGCTCTCATATAGTTAATTCtttgttactatttcactggctgacacaggtcgacccagaaaatggattttgacaaaggaaaaatctacttCTGGGGGAAGAcatgtgtcacccagtgacccaccccTCGTTTTTTCCCCCCTGGGTGAAATACTCAGCTTGGTAGGGGCTAAATTTGGAATGACGTGTCAGTCTCGTGATGACGCCTACTTGGCGGTCGGGTGAGTATTCAGTTACAAGTTTGTAACAGCTcatccaatttgggactttgagaattgagaagtctattGTACGAAGGCCTGTGGAAGCGTAATAGCTCACCCCCGGTATATACCGACATCTGTATGAGATGTTcgaactggaggtagtaactccagcatcctacatagcttttttctctggtatatatagcagtcttaaacctagaaatgtgctaattggaaccaatttcactgggtgacgcaggtcttcccccagaaatagatttttcctttgtcaaaatcccttttataggtatttataggtatatatataagatatcgCCGGTTAAACCAGACTATCGGCTAAGATGGGCACCCTGGCCCCCCTAGTAGTCTGTCTAAACAAGGGTCgactgtattataaattgcaatcttagcgatcaatgttttggtttggaaatcattttattttgccgtttaattcagttcagagcgctttccttgcttctagttagcgtaaatgaatctctagatactttattcatATGGGTcagggttatttttcattatactgttcgaagtgtttttaagtcgaaatataacttaaatacatcttgttgtgaaattaatttagctatttttttcattatagatgccgttggctgtttgggggagtttgttttgtgtaaaaaaaaatcaagactctATTTGCCATTTTTGCTTGATTTCATCAAAATaagagctttatgtatttatcgtttatcagcatgaaaatagcagtaatgtgttctttcatgcccagtagttttgattaaagtactttccaattttaaacatctgacttacctggtagttttatatatatagcttaagtccctgacgcgtggcagaatttcaaaactcgcggcaatcgccgatgggtagtcaggtgtaccactagtgcgccctctacccaggtatcttgaaccattccaactgttcctcagatcttccatgcccctagtctctagaggggaggagggtgggaatttattcatatataactaccaggtaagtatgttcaaaaatttattttattatgaaaatatcatttttaaacatctgacttacctggtagttatatacgagtatatagctgattgacacccttggtggagggtcagagacagccaacatctttggaattttgcttaatggttaataaaccaacttaaggttaAACcagctaagaaccttaagttggtttattaaccctaacaaaattccaaagatgttggctgtctctgaccctccaccaaaggtgtcaatcagctatatacgagtatataactaccaggtaagtcagatgtttaaaaatgatatttttaataaaaaataaatttttgaacatactacctggtagttatatatgattaaattcccaccctcctcccctctagagattaggggcatggaagatctgaggaacagttgaaTGGTTCAGGTACCTGGCAGAGGGCGCactagtggtacacctgactacccatcggcgattgccgcgagttttgaaattctgccgcgtgtcagggacttaagctatatatataactaccaggtaagtatgttcaaaaatttattttattatgaaaatatcatttttaattacggtcgagtttcatccatgttgccaatgcacgataatttatagcagcttgaacattgttttctcagcttcagctacaacttgcagcgtaaatttagcagtatatttccttgctgatcttttatccatagcgaataagggtataatgtaaaaatatgtcagtcctatcctacttaacttcatttgtactataacctacggtaattatgtattaccatatgatggttgaaatacaagcaaaagggctgttgttctccgattcggtgataaacaaaacaacagtttctcggtcggttgtttatggctgtacacattcacccaagagtataacattactaacaatacttttatcattctttgttacttttttaaccagaagatgggataaagagttggaggaaaagaaactGGTCTATTGTAATTCAGTCTCTCTTGCTGCCcaattgtacgctgctgcctgcgcccgcgcgaaatttaaaaatattttataaatattgtcgtattggtattaattacttaccccattgcaaaatcgaattatcgtaaggtgaactatcgtaactcaagcactatctgagtattttaatagttttatcacaaaaagtgcatttagtcatgaaaatgagtgaaaatatagtaattagtgaatatttctttgtgaaaaatacCGAGAACTGgcggattttcagcgaataatgcgtatatatgttccatagagaaatccgcaaataggtgagccCGCAAATCAAGAGACTCTGAATACGGGGACGTTTACTGTACCCTGACCAGTGTTTTGAGTTGGCAGCTGCAGCGGCTAACCCATTCTCCTCTTCGTAGTCCCATGGTTCCAGATCTGTCAACAGTGTATACCTCTCACAGCTTTGGAACCCCCTTCGGTAGTCTCACTTCTACCCATGCTCCGTCAGCAGTGCATCCCTCTCAGAGCTTTGGAACCCCTTCCGTGGTGGTGGCTTTTTCTCCCGCTTCTTCGACAGCATATCCCTTGCAGAGCTTTGGAGCCCCTTCCATAATGGTGACTTGTGGCACTTCGTCTTCTGATGCTCTCATGAAAGCAGTGGTTGACACAGTCGACATTGTTTTTCGAGAGAGATTCACCCGTGTTGTGAAGAAGAAGCGTCGCAGGTCTCCATCTTCTTCTCCAtcatctttcttttgttcttctctGTCTTTGTCCGACCTTGGCCGTGGTATTCCTGCTCCAGCTCGTGCCCGTCTCGCTGATGAGGGGGTGTCACTTCCAGCCGGTTCTATTACATCAGTATTTCACTCCAAGCAGAGATCAGGCAGAAGCAGTGAGAACATGTCTcagttttttccactttttccatGACTGAAGCAGGAAGAACATGTCTAGGCATACTTTCTTTACGGGGTGAGTCGAGTAAATGACAATGTACATGCAAAACGCTGTTATATATAGACGAAGATGAAAGATCAAGCGAATTTTATGGCTTTATAATGACATGAGTTAAATCCTAATCATCCAAGCTGGAATTTCAATCCTTTAAAGACGTGACCCCAATACAAGATTAAAATCTTTCAGTAAGATCAACTTGGCTAATAGGGAGTTTGGAGACAGTCTTATCCTGGGACAGGTATTCCAATGAAAAGATTATAAGAGGCTATCTCTTATCAAATCTGTACATCTGTGTACTTGTAAAGGTCAACCATACCTTTCCTTTGTGTTTCTTTGATAGGCTGTGTTGTTTTAgatgttaaagatatatatatatatatatatatatatatatatatatatatatatatatatatatatatatatatatatatatatatatatatatatatatatatatatatatatatatatatatatatatatatatatatatatatatatatatatatatatatatatatatatatatatatatatatatatatatatatatatatatatatatatatatatatatatatatatatatatatatatatatatatatatatatataatacataatatatatatatatacacacacatgtatatacaggcagtcttcGGTTATCGGCGGAGGTTccattctgggggtgtgatgatcaAAAATCGCTTTTTGGtactttttcggcgattttctggcttatcggtgccaaaaagTGCCGagtttcggttatcggcgcctctgttaggtatgtattggcgccaataagccGAAATCGGGGATTTTTgccgctgaaaattgccgattttcgtcactagacaagtgccatataaacggatcgccattaactgagcccaccgttaactggggactgcctatatatatatatatatatatatatatatatatatatatatatatatatatatatatatataaacacacacacacacttgcaaagGTTACTCGATGTtgcatttagaagaaatgaaaacaaagaaagactcaATTGGAATCAGTCGTCCCATCACTCAGGAGATAAAATCAGACCTCCAGTGGTGGCTGTCCGAAGGAAGACTTTTGCAGGGAGGATCTCTTTTACCCTCCAAGCTCGTGCTGGTAAggtttaaaattactttcatgatGTACCATTCAGAAAGCTGTATGAGAGAGTGAGATTAATTGTTGGGTAcagtcatttaaatttttccttaatcTGTACAGTATTGTAGGGTAAATTATTGTGGATGaaacttacctactgttaaagttagcctaCATCTTGCTGACAGGTGCAATCAAAGCAAAAGAAGAATGCTTGGCTGACCCAGATGGACTGTTCATAATcatctgtttcccaccaggttACATTGGAAAGATTACGTGATAGTCAGAATTCTTCCTGCCACCATATCAATTAGTACATGGTGTGCATTCTTATGTTTTTAGGCTGTTTTCTCCCATACCACAAGCATGGTTCTGTAGGAATGAGTTTTGTGTAAACTGTAAGTATTCAGTTGAGCATGATAGTCATATGGTGGGTGTTGCTTGTAGGGGGCATGAATATGATTTTTCTTCTTATGAGGATTCCAAGGAGGGATGTGATGGTAAATcaacagttttattatatatcagAAGTGAGGCCAATAGACTTTGTAGGCAATTAGTCAGGGCTGATTATAAGTTTATTCCATGTATTCTTGCCTGTCTTCTTACTTCTAGTGTTGCCCCTTCTCCCTCTACGCCTGATGGCTCCCTCATTCCTTTTGTTCTGCCTTTTAACACTCCCtgtgtggttcaggagaaaagaATAGATAAGCTTGAAGAAGACAGTTGAACATAAGTTCACTTATGTAAGTTCTGTTTATTGAGACTAGAAAAATAGGACTTTATATTAGATTTTAAACTACATTTAGTCAAGGTGTGTAGAAGTACAAAGGTAAACATTTGTTATGCAATTATTTGTATCTATGACTCagaattcagttttaaatttttactttctaaaatcaacatatataattttagaagTTGAATTGAGTAGTGTAAATTCTCTAGATTGCACTTTCCAAAAGTGCATCATAAGAGCTTGAGGAATTATGTGCTGTGTATTATTGAATCACTCACCATCATTTATTCTGTTACACAGGATAATGACACTGATGTATACAACAAAAGGAAGAGACCCCTTCGATGCAAGCAGTGTAAGCTTGTATTTAATATCAGGGAAGAGTTAGCAGAACACCTTCATAGTCATGGCcataatttttgttatgaatgtaGCAAAGGTTTTTTGAGTTCTAGACGCTATATCATGCATATGAGGTTACATGAAGAAGGTTCAATGCTTTATTGTACTGAATGTACTTTCAAAACCCACAGCAAGAGAGGCCTGGCAATCCACTGGAGTGTCATGCATGGGGATGACCAGCAGGGAGATTCGTATGCCAACAAAATCCCAGAATCTGTGTCCTTATTAATATGTGATGTATGTGGTTTCAGGAGTAATCATCTCAGAGGTTTTAAAAGACATGTAACATGTATGCACTCAGGGAAAAGATGGAAAGAATTGAAAGTACCGCAAGATGATAGGGTGGTTGAAAATGAAACATCTTATTACAGTTGTAACATGTGTGACTTCAGCAGCAACTGCCAGACGGGCCTAAAAAGACATATGACACGTAAACATTTTAAAGTTGCTGCCAATGATACTGTTGAGCAAGAAGCTGTTTCCCAGGAAGATGACTCTTTAATTAAATATCACTGTAGCATATGTGAATTCAGTAGTATTCATAAGAGAGGTTTTAAAAAGCATATGTCTTGTGTGCATGATAAATCAGATATTGTTTTAGACAGACAAATTGTAAGCAGTCATTCTGCAGATACTATTGATGATTCAAAAAGAACTTTGAGGTCATACAGCAAAACACATGAATGTAAACACTGTAACAGAAGTTTTGAAAGTTTTAGAATGCTTCGCAAGCATGAAGTTATTTCATGTGGGCGATATGAGTGTAGATATTGTAAAAAGAGATTTGGAGCTGGCAAGAGAGAAGAATATTTAGCTCATCTTCAAACACACAAAGGAAATGAACCAACTTTCAGTTGTAAGATCTGTTCTTATGCTACAAATAGGAGGAGAAGTTTAAGTGATCACATGTGTAGGCACACAGGTATGTATCGTTTCTCATGTCAGTGGTGCTCATTTAAGTGTATAAGACAAAATCGTCTCCGTGCTCATATGTATCGCTACCATGAAAAGGAATtaagcaaggaaaaaataaagtgtgCAAATGTTGAAGGTCTAGAAAACAAACTGGATT
This DNA window, taken from Macrobrachium rosenbergii isolate ZJJX-2024 chromosome 4, ASM4041242v1, whole genome shotgun sequence, encodes the following:
- the LOC136834414 gene encoding zinc finger and BTB domain-containing protein 41-like isoform X1, with amino-acid sequence MATSTTSPQYDVRLRGIGNMSEYIELKWNSHSSTFTKNLGSLREQQIYTDVTISCGDQFYPAHRLVLSSCSSFFEKSLEMTNCKSPVLLLYGIEQFILEHLLMFMYDGQVTVTKDDLPSFIRAAKWLGLKGLDTVANNEDCKFTGRHFQQDFPSGESECAKYFEAWRELLSPLVNSMGDPSSLDEMTTVLHQLVGRRESEKTIENLVVSNVTSLSMHEESESRFLGSSGNLESDFAYETRIKCEVSDISMEEEEILLSGPSYRPLDLGNSILDTYDSSDSDNDFEGWENSLGNFPNKLKDLQLHISQSEIHDNGDILTSSSSSELSPDHTAKDNDTDVYNKRKRPLRCKQCKLVFNIREELAEHLHSHGHNFCYECSKGFLSSRRYIMHMRLHEEGSMLYCTECTFKTHSKRGLAIHWSVMHGDDQQGDSYANKIPESVSLLICDVCGFRSNHLRGFKRHVTCMHSGKRWKELKVPQDDRVVENETSYYSCNMCDFSSNCQTGLKRHMTRKHFKVAANDTVEQEAVSQEDDSLIKYHCSICEFSSIHKRGFKKHMSCVHDKSDIVLDRQIVSSHSADTIDDSKRTLRSYSKTHECKHCNRSFESFRMLRKHEVISCGRYECRYCKKRFGAGKREEYLAHLQTHKGNEPTFSCKICSYATNRRRSLSDHMCRHTGMYRFSCQWCSFKCIRQNRLRAHMYRYHEKELSKEKIKCANVEGLENKLDLNTSTDLQALENSNCLSLQNDGDQS
- the LOC136834414 gene encoding zinc finger and BTB domain-containing protein 41-like isoform X2, which gives rise to MSEYIELKWNSHSSTFTKNLGSLREQQIYTDVTISCGDQFYPAHRLVLSSCSSFFEKSLEMTNCKSPVLLLYGIEQFILEHLLMFMYDGQVTVTKDDLPSFIRAAKWLGLKGLDTVANNEDCKFTGRHFQQDFPSGESECAKYFEAWRELLSPLVNSMGDPSSLDEMTTVLHQLVGRRESEKTIENLVVSNVTSLSMHEESESRFLGSSGNLESDFAYETRIKCEVSDISMEEEEILLSGPSYRPLDLGNSILDTYDSSDSDNDFEGWENSLGNFPNKLKDLQLHISQSEIHDNGDILTSSSSSELSPDHTAKDNDTDVYNKRKRPLRCKQCKLVFNIREELAEHLHSHGHNFCYECSKGFLSSRRYIMHMRLHEEGSMLYCTECTFKTHSKRGLAIHWSVMHGDDQQGDSYANKIPESVSLLICDVCGFRSNHLRGFKRHVTCMHSGKRWKELKVPQDDRVVENETSYYSCNMCDFSSNCQTGLKRHMTRKHFKVAANDTVEQEAVSQEDDSLIKYHCSICEFSSIHKRGFKKHMSCVHDKSDIVLDRQIVSSHSADTIDDSKRTLRSYSKTHECKHCNRSFESFRMLRKHEVISCGRYECRYCKKRFGAGKREEYLAHLQTHKGNEPTFSCKICSYATNRRRSLSDHMCRHTGMYRFSCQWCSFKCIRQNRLRAHMYRYHEKELSKEKIKCANVEGLENKLDLNTSTDLQALENSNCLSLQNDGDQS